In Streptomyces sp. NBC_00448, the following are encoded in one genomic region:
- the ispG gene encoding flavodoxin-dependent (E)-4-hydroxy-3-methylbut-2-enyl-diphosphate synthase, with protein MTAISLGMPDVPTKLADRRKSRQIQVGSVAVGGDAPVSVQSMTTTRTSDIGATLQQIAELTASGCQIVRVACPTQDDADALATIARKSQIPVIADIHFQPKYVFAAIDAGCAAVRVNPGNIKQFDDKVKEIAKAASAAGVPIRIGVNAGSLDRRLLEKYGKATPEALVESALWEASLFEEHDFRDIKISVKHNDPVVMVNAYRQLAQQCDYPLHLGVTEAGPAFQGTIKSAVAFGALLAEGIGDTIRVSLSAPPAEEVKVGIQILESLNLRQRRLEIVSCPSCGRAQVDVYKLADQVSAGLDGMEVPLRVAVMGCVVNGPGEAREADLGVASGNGKGQIFVKGEVIKTVPESQIVETLIEEAMKLAEQMEAAGAASGEPQVSVS; from the coding sequence ATGACCGCGATTTCGCTCGGTATGCCGGATGTTCCGACCAAACTCGCCGACCGCCGCAAAAGCCGTCAGATCCAGGTCGGGAGCGTCGCGGTGGGCGGCGATGCGCCGGTCTCCGTGCAGTCGATGACCACCACCCGCACTTCCGATATCGGCGCCACCCTCCAGCAGATCGCCGAGCTGACCGCGTCCGGCTGCCAGATCGTCCGGGTCGCCTGCCCCACCCAGGACGACGCCGACGCGCTCGCCACCATCGCCCGGAAGTCCCAGATCCCGGTCATCGCCGACATCCACTTCCAGCCGAAGTACGTCTTCGCGGCGATCGACGCGGGCTGCGCGGCGGTCCGGGTCAACCCCGGCAACATCAAGCAGTTCGACGACAAGGTCAAGGAGATCGCCAAGGCCGCCTCGGCGGCGGGCGTGCCGATCCGGATCGGCGTCAACGCCGGCTCGCTGGACCGCCGGCTGCTGGAGAAGTACGGCAAGGCCACCCCCGAGGCGCTGGTCGAGTCCGCGCTGTGGGAGGCGTCGCTCTTCGAGGAGCACGACTTCCGCGACATCAAGATCTCCGTGAAGCACAACGACCCGGTGGTCATGGTCAACGCCTACCGGCAGCTCGCGCAGCAGTGCGACTACCCCCTGCACCTCGGCGTCACCGAGGCGGGCCCGGCCTTCCAGGGCACCATCAAGTCCGCGGTCGCCTTCGGCGCGCTGCTCGCCGAGGGCATCGGCGACACCATCCGGGTCTCGCTGTCCGCGCCGCCCGCCGAGGAGGTCAAGGTCGGCATCCAGATCCTGGAGTCGCTGAACCTGCGCCAGCGCCGCCTGGAGATCGTCTCCTGCCCGTCCTGCGGCCGCGCCCAGGTCGACGTCTACAAGCTCGCCGACCAGGTCTCCGCCGGCCTGGACGGCATGGAGGTCCCGCTGCGGGTCGCCGTGATGGGCTGCGTCGTCAACGGCCCCGGCGAGGCCCGCGAGGCCGACCTCGGCGTCGCCTCCGGCAACGGCAAGGGGCAGATCTTCGTCAAGGGCGAGGTCATCAAGACCGTGCCCGAGTCGCAGATCGTCGAGACCCTGATCGAGGAGGCCATGAAGCTGGCCGAGCAGATGGAGGCGGCCGGTGCCGCGTCCGGTGAGCCGCAGGTGAGCGTCTCCTGA
- a CDS encoding GNAT family N-acetyltransferase, translated as MLTQPTARVLEPGDLDAALAVLDRDPVANAFVTSRVNIAGLDPWRLGGEMWGWYSAGRLTSLCYAGANLVPICATPEAVSAFADRARRAGRRCSSIVGPVDATADLWARLEPYWGPAREVRARQPLMTTRALPADVAPDPLVRRVQRNEMEVIMPACVAMFTEEVGVSPMAGDGGLLYQARVAELVSAGRAFARIEDGEVVFKAEIGAVTRHTCQIQGVWVAPSHRGRGLSETGMAAVLHYALRDVAPVASLYVNDFNTPARASYHRVGFTEVGALMSVLF; from the coding sequence GTGCTGACCCAACCGACCGCCCGCGTCCTCGAACCGGGCGACCTCGACGCCGCCCTCGCGGTCCTGGACCGGGACCCGGTCGCCAACGCGTTCGTCACCTCGCGGGTCAACATCGCCGGCCTCGACCCCTGGCGGCTCGGCGGCGAGATGTGGGGCTGGTACTCCGCCGGCCGCCTCACCTCGCTCTGCTACGCGGGCGCCAATCTCGTGCCGATCTGCGCCACCCCCGAGGCCGTCAGCGCGTTCGCCGACCGCGCCCGCAGGGCCGGCCGCCGCTGCTCGTCGATCGTCGGCCCGGTCGACGCCACCGCCGACCTGTGGGCACGGCTCGAACCGTACTGGGGTCCCGCCCGCGAGGTGCGCGCCCGGCAGCCCCTGATGACCACCCGCGCGCTGCCCGCCGACGTGGCCCCCGACCCGCTCGTCCGCCGGGTCCAGCGCAACGAGATGGAGGTGATCATGCCCGCCTGCGTGGCCATGTTCACCGAGGAGGTCGGCGTCTCGCCGATGGCCGGCGACGGTGGGCTGCTGTACCAGGCGCGGGTCGCCGAACTCGTCTCCGCGGGGCGGGCGTTCGCCCGGATCGAGGACGGCGAGGTGGTCTTCAAGGCCGAGATCGGCGCCGTCACCCGGCACACCTGCCAGATCCAGGGCGTCTGGGTCGCCCCCTCGCACCGCGGCCGCGGCCTGTCCGAGACCGGCATGGCCGCGGTCCTGCACTACGCCCTGCGCGACGTCGCCCCCGTCGCCAGCCTCTACGTCAACGACTTCAACACCCCCGCCCGCGCCTCCTACCACCGCGTCGGCTTCACGGAAGTCGGCGCCCTGATGTCCGTGTTGTTCTGA
- a CDS encoding GNAT family N-acetyltransferase — translation MENVVVGPCALSEHVDEALGVQAVAFGLGPEEVAIRRQIVLRHLACTGARALAAHSTSDGRMVGFVYGLPNDRAHWWSSVVQPYLRAQGNDGWLDDSFVITELHVLPDFQSRGIGRRLITEITDTATEPRSILSAIDGESPARHLYRALGYRDLARPVHFPSAPRPYAVMGAPLPLSRRPE, via the coding sequence ATGGAGAACGTGGTGGTCGGCCCGTGTGCGCTGAGCGAGCACGTGGACGAGGCGCTGGGCGTGCAGGCGGTGGCGTTCGGGCTCGGGCCGGAGGAGGTTGCGATCCGCCGGCAGATCGTACTGCGGCACCTGGCGTGCACGGGCGCGCGGGCGCTGGCCGCACACAGCACATCCGACGGCCGGATGGTCGGCTTCGTCTACGGCCTGCCCAACGACCGCGCGCACTGGTGGTCGAGCGTGGTCCAGCCGTACCTGCGCGCGCAGGGCAACGACGGCTGGCTCGACGACTCCTTCGTGATCACCGAACTGCATGTGCTGCCCGACTTCCAGTCCCGCGGCATCGGCCGCCGGCTGATCACCGAGATCACCGACACCGCCACCGAGCCGCGCAGCATCCTCTCCGCGATCGACGGCGAGAGCCCCGCCCGCCATCTGTACCGCGCGCTCGGCTACCGCGACCTGGCCCGCCCCGTGCACTTCCCCAGCGCACCCCGCCCCTACGCCGTGATGGGCGCCCCGCTGCCGCTGTCGCGCCGCCCGGAATAA
- a CDS encoding proline--tRNA ligase produces MVLRMSRLLLKTLRDDPADAETTSHKLLVRAGYVRRSSAGVWSWLPLGKRVLDNVSRIVREEMDAIGGQEVLLPALLPRETYDATGRADEYGDLLFTLTDRKGTDYVLGPTHEESFTLLVKDQVSSYRDLPVILYQIQTKYRDEARPRSGVLRGREFQMKDAYSFDLAPEGLAEAYRLHREAYTRIFRRLGLDFRIVSAVSGAMGGSASEEFLAPAAAGEDTFADCPECDYAANTEAVVFTAQVPAAADPGPVEELDTPGTATVEALAAAVSVPAAAILKNLLVKVDGEITAVGVPGDREVDLGKLAEHLAPATVEIVTAEDFAARPDLVRGYVGPQGLSTLGIRYLADPRVAAGTAWVTGANKPGRHAVNVVCGRDFTVDRHLDVVTVEAGDPCPRCGAGLRLDRAIEIAHIFQLGRKYADVFRLDVLGPDGKPARVTMGCYGIGVSRAVAALAEQTADAHGLCWPAEVAPADVHVVAAGKGGAVALAARAADELDAAGLRVLLDDRDGVSPGAKFTDAELIGVPRVLVAGRRAADNILELRDRRTGTREDLPLPDAVARLRGA; encoded by the coding sequence ATGGTCCTGCGCATGTCCAGGCTGCTGCTCAAGACGTTGCGTGACGACCCGGCCGACGCGGAGACCACCAGCCACAAGCTGCTGGTCCGGGCCGGGTACGTACGCCGCTCGTCGGCGGGGGTGTGGAGCTGGCTGCCGCTGGGCAAGCGCGTGTTGGACAACGTGTCCCGGATCGTCCGCGAGGAGATGGACGCGATCGGCGGCCAGGAGGTGCTGCTGCCCGCGCTGCTGCCCCGCGAGACGTACGACGCCACCGGCCGCGCCGACGAGTACGGCGACCTGCTCTTCACGCTCACCGACCGCAAGGGCACCGACTACGTCCTCGGGCCCACCCACGAGGAGAGCTTCACCCTGCTGGTGAAGGACCAGGTCTCCTCCTACCGCGACCTGCCGGTGATCCTGTACCAGATCCAGACCAAGTACCGCGACGAGGCCCGGCCCCGCTCCGGAGTGCTGCGCGGCCGCGAGTTCCAGATGAAGGACGCCTACTCCTTCGACCTCGCGCCGGAGGGGCTCGCCGAGGCGTACCGGCTGCACCGCGAGGCGTACACCCGGATCTTCCGCCGGCTCGGCCTGGACTTCCGGATCGTCTCCGCGGTGTCCGGGGCGATGGGCGGCTCCGCGTCCGAGGAGTTCCTGGCGCCCGCAGCGGCCGGCGAGGACACCTTCGCGGACTGCCCGGAGTGCGACTACGCCGCCAACACCGAAGCGGTCGTCTTCACCGCGCAGGTCCCCGCGGCGGCCGACCCCGGCCCGGTCGAGGAACTGGACACCCCCGGCACCGCCACCGTCGAGGCGCTGGCCGCCGCGGTCTCGGTCCCCGCCGCCGCGATCCTGAAGAACCTGCTGGTGAAGGTCGACGGCGAGATCACCGCGGTCGGCGTGCCCGGCGACCGCGAGGTGGACCTCGGCAAGCTCGCCGAGCACCTCGCCCCCGCCACGGTCGAGATCGTCACCGCCGAGGACTTCGCCGCCCGGCCCGACCTGGTACGCGGCTACGTCGGCCCGCAGGGCCTGAGCACGCTGGGCATCCGCTACCTCGCCGATCCCCGGGTCGCCGCCGGCACCGCCTGGGTCACCGGCGCCAACAAGCCCGGCCGGCACGCCGTCAACGTGGTGTGCGGCCGCGACTTCACCGTCGACCGCCACCTCGATGTCGTCACCGTCGAGGCCGGCGACCCCTGTCCCCGCTGCGGCGCCGGCCTGCGGCTGGACCGCGCCATCGAGATCGCCCACATCTTCCAGCTCGGCCGCAAGTACGCCGACGTCTTCCGCCTCGACGTCCTCGGCCCCGACGGCAAGCCGGCCCGCGTCACCATGGGCTGCTACGGCATCGGGGTCTCCCGCGCCGTCGCCGCCCTCGCCGAGCAGACCGCCGACGCCCACGGGTTGTGCTGGCCCGCCGAGGTCGCCCCCGCCGACGTGCACGTGGTCGCCGCCGGCAAGGGGGGCGCGGTCGCGCTGGCCGCCCGCGCGGCCGACGAACTCGACGCCGCCGGGCTGCGGGTCCTCCTCGACGACCGCGACGGGGTCTCACCGGGCGCGAAGTTCACGGACGCCGAGTTGATCGGGGTGCCCCGTGTGCTCGTTGCCGGCCGTCGCGCGGCCGACAACATCCTCGAACTCCGCGATCGCCGCACCGGCACCCGTGAGGACCTCCCCCTCCCCGACGCGGTCGCCCGTCTCCGGGGCGCCTGA
- a CDS encoding aminoglycoside phosphotransferase family protein: MSAAAHEGGGEGDRPADLALEPPERLTRTVTAWEGEAGRAWLARLPETVAGYLDRWGLTAERVFAAGGQISMIVLVRTDDGTPAVLKVGMVNRETAQEHAALAHWGGRGAVRLLRADPEQGAMLLERLHADVSLRSLAEAKAMLEAAGVLQRLWVAPADEHPFTTVEEYTGALVPLLRERRGQPYAEDARPLIDEALARWESLVGTAPEAVLLHGDYHHGNVLAGDRVPWLAIDPKPLVGERAYDLAWLVRDRLSTLAAQPGSRAAARRRLAKLADSLEVDPERLRGWAFFRAVEAGVWGLAVGGREEGELLLEFATWL, from the coding sequence ATGAGCGCAGCGGCGCACGAGGGCGGCGGCGAGGGCGACCGGCCGGCGGACCTGGCCCTCGAACCGCCCGAGCGGCTCACCCGCACCGTCACCGCCTGGGAGGGCGAGGCCGGTCGCGCGTGGCTGGCCCGGCTGCCGGAGACCGTCGCCGGCTACCTCGACCGGTGGGGGCTCACCGCGGAGCGGGTCTTCGCCGCGGGCGGCCAGATCAGCATGATCGTGCTGGTCCGCACGGACGACGGCACCCCGGCGGTGCTCAAGGTCGGCATGGTCAACCGGGAGACCGCGCAGGAGCACGCGGCGCTCGCGCACTGGGGCGGGCGCGGCGCCGTACGCCTGCTGCGGGCCGATCCGGAGCAGGGCGCGATGCTGCTGGAGCGGCTGCACGCCGACGTGTCGCTGCGCTCGCTCGCCGAAGCGAAGGCGATGCTCGAAGCCGCCGGGGTGCTCCAGCGGCTGTGGGTGGCACCCGCCGACGAGCACCCGTTCACCACGGTCGAGGAGTACACCGGCGCGCTGGTGCCGCTGCTGCGGGAGCGGCGCGGGCAGCCGTACGCCGAGGACGCGCGGCCGCTGATCGACGAGGCGCTGGCCCGCTGGGAGAGCCTGGTCGGCACCGCCCCCGAGGCCGTGCTGCTGCACGGCGACTACCACCACGGGAACGTGCTGGCCGGGGACCGCGTGCCGTGGCTGGCGATCGACCCCAAGCCGCTCGTCGGCGAGCGGGCGTACGACCTGGCGTGGCTGGTACGGGATCGGCTCTCCACGCTCGCCGCGCAGCCGGGTTCCCGGGCGGCGGCCCGGCGGCGACTGGCGAAGCTGGCGGATTCTCTCGAGGTGGACCCGGAGCGGCTCCGCGGCTGGGCGTTCTTCCGTGCGGTCGAGGCGGGCGTGTGGGGGTTGGCGGTCGGTGGCCGCGAAGAGGGCGAGCTGCTCCTGGAGTTCGCGACCTGGTTGTAG
- a CDS encoding ferritin-like domain-containing protein, with protein sequence MSSCSAARPESERTVSTIVDAAQAALAAEHAAVYGYSVVGGKVADSRKAEARQAYDAHRARRDSMARTVTDLGAVPVAAAAGYRLPFTVTGSADALRLAGYLEEHVAGAYGDLVAAAIGGIRQDAAGALREAAVRAVRWTGGGVAFPGLTEER encoded by the coding sequence ATGTCGTCCTGCTCGGCCGCCCGGCCGGAAAGTGAGCGCACGGTGAGCACGATCGTCGACGCCGCGCAGGCCGCCCTCGCGGCAGAACACGCGGCCGTCTACGGCTACAGCGTGGTCGGCGGCAAGGTGGCCGACTCCCGCAAGGCCGAGGCGCGGCAGGCGTACGACGCGCACCGCGCCCGCCGGGACTCGATGGCCCGCACCGTGACGGACCTGGGCGCGGTCCCGGTGGCCGCTGCCGCCGGCTACCGGCTCCCCTTCACGGTGACCGGGTCCGCCGACGCGCTGCGGCTGGCCGGGTACCTGGAGGAGCACGTCGCGGGCGCCTACGGCGACCTGGTGGCGGCGGCGATAGGCGGGATACGGCAGGACGCGGCGGGCGCGCTGCGCGAGGCGGCGGTGCGTGCCGTGCGCTGGACCGGCGGCGGCGTAGCCTTCCCGGGGTTGACCGAGGAGCGCTGA
- the rimP gene encoding ribosome maturation factor RimP, translated as MSTTHSERLRALLEPLVGEAGLELEEVTVSAAGKRRQLMVVVDAADGVQLDAVAELSRAMSQALDASDAMGETEYVLEVSSPGTDRPLTEPRHFRRNAGRLVKLQLKERGELIARIMAVDDEGLDLEVPGVKGRKPKPARADFAEIARARVEVEFNRKSGGADDSADDEVDDEMDGGDETVEDEDDESTEEA; from the coding sequence ATGAGCACCACCCACAGCGAGAGGCTGCGCGCACTGCTTGAGCCGCTGGTCGGCGAGGCGGGACTGGAGCTGGAAGAGGTCACGGTGTCGGCGGCGGGCAAGCGCCGGCAGCTGATGGTCGTCGTGGACGCGGCGGACGGCGTGCAGCTCGACGCCGTGGCCGAGCTGAGCCGCGCGATGTCGCAGGCCCTCGACGCGTCCGACGCCATGGGCGAGACCGAGTACGTCCTCGAGGTGAGCTCACCCGGCACCGACCGTCCGCTGACCGAGCCGCGGCACTTCCGCCGCAACGCCGGCCGCCTGGTCAAGCTCCAGCTCAAGGAGCGCGGAGAGCTGATCGCGCGGATCATGGCGGTGGACGACGAGGGCCTCGACCTGGAGGTCCCGGGCGTCAAGGGCCGCAAGCCCAAGCCGGCCCGGGCGGACTTCGCCGAGATCGCCAGGGCGCGGGTCGAGGTCGAGTTCAACCGCAAGAGCGGCGGCGCCGACGACAGCGCCGACGACGAGGTGGACGACGAGATGGACGGCGGCGACGAGACCGTCGAAGACGAAGACGACGAGAGCACTGAGGAGGCGTAG
- the nusA gene encoding transcription termination factor NusA encodes MDIDMKALRGLVTERQISFDLLVEAIESALLIAYHREPGSHRRARVELDRTSGQITVWATEDQEEAGEGAEPREFDDTPSGFGRIAASTAKQVILQRLRDAEDDVTFGEYAGREGDIVTGVVQQGKDPKNVLVDIGKLEAILPVQEQVPGEDYAHGTRLRAYVVRVAKGTRGPSVTLSRTHPNLVKKLFALEVPEIADNSVLIEAIAREAGHRTKIAVRSTRSGLNAKGACIGPMGARVRAVMAELHGEKIDIVDWSDDPADMVANALSPARVSHVEVVDAAARSARVTVPDYQLSLAIGKEGQNARLAARLTGWRIDIRPDTEQQD; translated from the coding sequence GTGGACATCGACATGAAGGCCCTGCGGGGCTTGGTGACCGAACGGCAGATCTCGTTCGACCTGCTGGTCGAGGCGATCGAGTCGGCACTCCTCATCGCGTACCACCGCGAGCCGGGCAGCCACCGCCGGGCCCGGGTCGAGCTGGACCGGACCAGCGGCCAGATCACCGTATGGGCGACCGAGGACCAGGAGGAGGCGGGGGAGGGCGCCGAGCCGCGCGAGTTCGACGACACCCCCAGCGGCTTCGGCCGGATCGCCGCCTCCACCGCCAAGCAGGTGATCCTGCAGCGGCTGCGCGACGCGGAGGACGACGTCACCTTCGGGGAGTACGCCGGCCGGGAGGGCGACATCGTCACCGGCGTCGTCCAGCAGGGCAAGGACCCCAAGAACGTGCTGGTCGACATCGGCAAGCTGGAGGCGATCCTGCCGGTGCAGGAGCAGGTCCCCGGCGAGGACTACGCCCACGGCACCCGGCTGCGCGCCTACGTGGTGCGCGTCGCCAAGGGCACCCGCGGTCCCTCCGTGACCCTCTCGCGCACCCACCCGAACCTGGTGAAGAAGCTCTTCGCCCTGGAGGTGCCCGAGATCGCCGACAACTCGGTGCTGATCGAGGCGATCGCCCGCGAGGCCGGGCACCGTACGAAGATCGCGGTGCGCTCCACCCGCTCCGGGTTGAACGCCAAGGGCGCGTGCATCGGCCCGATGGGCGCCCGGGTGCGCGCGGTGATGGCCGAGCTGCACGGCGAGAAGATCGACATCGTGGACTGGTCGGACGACCCCGCGGACATGGTGGCGAACGCGCTGTCGCCGGCCCGGGTCTCCCACGTCGAGGTGGTGGATGCCGCCGCCCGGTCCGCCCGGGTGACCGTGCCCGACTACCAGCTCTCGCTGGCGATCGGCAAGGAGGGCCAGAACGCCCGGCTCGCCGCGCGGCTGACCGGGTGGCGGATCGACATCAGGCCGGACACCGAGCAGCAGGACTGA
- a CDS encoding YlxR family protein has product MSGRTLTSACPERTCIGCRQRAAKSDLLRVAVSGGACVPDLRGTLPGRGAYLHPALACLDLAVRRRAFARAFKGPVAPDTAELRRCVEQAAP; this is encoded by the coding sequence GTGTCTGGTCGGACGCTGACGTCAGCATGCCCGGAGCGAACGTGCATCGGCTGCCGTCAACGCGCGGCCAAGAGCGATCTGCTGCGTGTGGCGGTGAGCGGGGGCGCGTGCGTTCCCGATCTTCGCGGTACGCTGCCCGGTCGGGGTGCGTATCTGCATCCTGCCCTTGCCTGCCTCGACCTGGCGGTCCGCCGTCGGGCGTTCGCCCGGGCCTTCAAAGGACCGGTCGCGCCGGACACCGCGGAGTTGCGCCGGTGCGTCGAGCAGGCAGCCCCGTAG